Part of the Bacillus andreraoultii genome is shown below.
GTTGGACCACACTCCTACTTGGATTGGAGAAGACACTGTTATGTGAAAAATGTCAAGGACAACTGCAACGAATCCAAGGTGAGATTTGTCAAATTTGCAGTCGCCCACTAGATAAACTAGACCCACAATTTCGAATTGGTCACCATTGCCTTGACTGTACGAATTGGGAAAAATCAAGCCGGTGGAAAAATGTTCTAGAGAAAAACTACTCACTATATGAATATAATGACTTTATGACTGAAGTAATTGCCCGGTTTAAATATAGGGGAGATTATGCCATTGCAAAAGTATTTTCGGCGTCTATCTCCGAGCAAATACAAAAAATAGAGTATGATCTACTCGTCCCGATACCGTTAAGTGAGGAGCGGCTTTATGAACGTGGGTTTAATCAAGCAGAAAGTTTAATTATCGAGGCAGGATTTGCGCCAACAAACTTACTTACAAGAGTCCACACGGAAAAGCAATCAAAAAAGACGCGAAATGAACGAATTCATCTTCCACAAGTTTTTCAAATTGCGCAAACAAGCCAACCGATAAGACAAAAACGAATTCTCCTCATAGACGATGTGTACACGACAGGTTCCACACTCCGCCATGCAGCAGAACGTTTAAAACAAGCAGGTGCAAAGTCAATCAAATCATTAACTTTAGCAAGAGGATAGATTTACGCCTTTACAAAAGAATATTCACAATTACACGTTAAAATAACGAAAAACTATCAAACTTTCACATTTTTAACCGAAAAGTATAGTAGTGTATGAAAGTCTCTTAAGATTTGTTTCTTAAGTTCTCGTTGTATAATAGACATAGATAGTTACCAACAGAAAGGATGAGCAGAAAATGGATTTAGTCAATTGTACGAATTGTGGTTCGATTTATGTGAAAAATCCCATACGTGATATTTGTGATAAATGTTATAAAGAAGAAGAACAAGCTTTTGACAAGGTTAATTCCTTCTTAAAGCAAAGACAAAATCGAACCGCCTCTATGATTCAAGTAGTCGAAGAAACCGGTGTTGAGGAAGATTTAATTTTGAAATTTATTCGTAAAGGTCGAATTCGTTTAGTTAACTTCCCTAATCTTGGATATCCTTGCGAAAAATGTGGAAAACCTATTCAACGAGGTAGACTTTGTGATCGTTGTGCGAAGGAATTTAAAAGCGAGTTAGAAGTATTTGAACAAGAGCAGGAACGACAAAAGGAGATTGCTGAGAGGCAAGTAACTTATCATGCGATTGATGAAAAATATCGAGGAAAACGATAAAAAGAGTAAAATAATATTAAACAAATTCAGGATAAGGTCGATATAAAATATAGTAAAACTGTTCGATGGAAAGAGAGGAATTCAAAGTGAAGATAACTAATTATGGTCCATCGGGTTTGAATCCGTATAAACGTGAATTTCAAAAAGCTGAAACGGTGAAAAAAAGTGTTGGAAAGACGAACGATCAAATCGAAATTTCATCTGAAGCATTAAAATTACAACAGAAGTCTGATCCAGCCCGCCAAGCAAAAATTGCAGAAATTAAAGAACAAGTTCAAAACGGTACGTATAAAATTGACCATCAAGAATTAGCGAAAAGTATATACAATTACTATATGAAAAAACAATAAATTAGGATCGGAATAAGATAGAAAATAGGTGAGGGCGATGAAGTTTGATTCATTAATACGAATACTAGAAAAACAACTGAAATTATATACAAGCTTATACGAAATAGCTATAAGTAAAGTAGATGTCATTAAAGGAAACGATATTTCAACCCTCAACCAAATGATGAATAATGAACAAAAACATATTACAGCTATTACAGCGTTGGAAAATGAACGGATAAAAGAGTTACAACAATTATTCCAAACAAGCTCTGGGTCGCAACCAACGATGAGCGAATGTATTGAAAAGGCTGATATTGAACAAAAATTAATATTAGAAGATTTATATAAAAATCTGACGGATCTTTTACAAAAAATCAAGGAACAAAATGAATTAAACCAAGAGTTAATTCAACAATCGCTGCAATTTGTCAATTATTCATTAGATTTATTCCAACCGAGAACAAAATCAATTAATTATGGGCCGCCATCGGGTAATAAAAAAGCAACCCCTATTGGTTCTCGTTCCATTTTTAACTCACAAGCATAGAAAGAGTACAACCTCTTTATGAACGGAGGATAATATAGATGGTTTCCACATTTCATGGATTAGAAACAGCAAAACGCGGGATGACTACTCAACAATCTGCACTCTATACAACAGGACATAATATATCAAATGCAAATACACCAGGTTATACAAGACAACGAGTGAATTTTCGTACATCTGAACCATTTCCTGGCAACGGGCTGAACCGTGCACAAATTCCAGGACAGATGGGGACAGGTGTAGAAGCAGGTACAATTGAACGTGTCCGCGAAAGTTTTCTTGATCTTCAATATCGCACAGAGAATACAAAATTAGGCTACTACAGTTCATTAAGTAGTTCTCTTGCGAAAATGGAAGATATTATGAATGAACCAAGTGATAGTGGTTTACAAAGTGTTATAAGTCAATTTTGGAACTCGCTACAAGATTTAGCCGACCATCCCGAAAATCTTGGTGCCCGCCAAGTTGTCGCTTCACGGGGAGAAATGTTGGCAGATACATTCAATTATTATTACAACTCACTTGATCGAATTAAAAGTGACCTTGGCAGTGAAATCGATGTAACAGTAAAAAATATTAACACAATTGTTTCGCAAATCGATGAACTAAATAAACAAATTGCTAGTGTTGAACCACATGGGTTGCTTCCAAATGACTTATATGATAAACGGGACTTACTTGT
Proteins encoded:
- the flgM gene encoding flagellar biosynthesis anti-sigma factor FlgM, whose product is MKITNYGPSGLNPYKREFQKAETVKKSVGKTNDQIEISSEALKLQQKSDPARQAKIAEIKEQVQNGTYKIDHQELAKSIYNYYMKKQ
- a CDS encoding flagellar protein FlgN, whose amino-acid sequence is MKFDSLIRILEKQLKLYTSLYEIAISKVDVIKGNDISTLNQMMNNEQKHITAITALENERIKELQQLFQTSSGSQPTMSECIEKADIEQKLILEDLYKNLTDLLQKIKEQNELNQELIQQSLQFVNYSLDLFQPRTKSINYGPPSGNKKATPIGSRSIFNSQA
- a CDS encoding TIGR03826 family flagellar region protein; the protein is MDLVNCTNCGSIYVKNPIRDICDKCYKEEEQAFDKVNSFLKQRQNRTASMIQVVEETGVEEDLILKFIRKGRIRLVNFPNLGYPCEKCGKPIQRGRLCDRCAKEFKSELEVFEQEQERQKEIAERQVTYHAIDEKYRGKR
- a CDS encoding ComF family protein — encoded protein: MNFFKSDLCLLCSNTITRTIGWTTLLLGLEKTLLCEKCQGQLQRIQGEICQICSRPLDKLDPQFRIGHHCLDCTNWEKSSRWKNVLEKNYSLYEYNDFMTEVIARFKYRGDYAIAKVFSASISEQIQKIEYDLLVPIPLSEERLYERGFNQAESLIIEAGFAPTNLLTRVHTEKQSKKTRNERIHLPQVFQIAQTSQPIRQKRILLIDDVYTTGSTLRHAAERLKQAGAKSIKSLTLARG